In Salinibaculum sp. SYNS191, the genomic window AGTTCGGCATCACACATGCGACGGTCGAGGTCGTCAGCGAGCGACACGAACACCGACTGGCGTGAGCGTCAGCCCCCCTCTGGAGCACTCGTCGCTGTTCGTCGGTCGGGTCAAAAAAGTCGAGTCGGGAGCCGGTGCGACTCGGGAGCACACCGAGCGGTGAGGACTGCCGAATAGTCCGACGTTACTCCTCTTCTTCCTCTTCGCTGTCCTCGTCGTCAGTCGGCGTTTCAGTCTCCTCCTCCTCTTCTTCGTCTTCGGTCTCCTCCTCTTCGTCGAACGGCGTTTCAGTTTCTTCCTCGTCGAACGGCGTTTCAGTTTCTTCCTCGTCGAACGGGGTTTCGGTCTCCTCCTCTTCCTCGAACGGCGTTGCAGTCTCCTCTTCACCGAACGGCGTTTCAGTGTCTTCTTCTTCGAACGGCGTTGCAGTCTCCTCGTCTTCAGACGGGGTTTCGGTCTCCTCCTCTTCGAACGGCGTTGCAGTCTCCTCTTCGGTGACCGTTCCGGTCACTCCGGGGAATTGCCACTCCCAGATAGCGTCCTGAATCGGCGTCACCTGGACGGGGGCTTCATCGCCGGACGCGTTCCCGAGACCGATTGCGTACGCGGTGTAGGCCGATTCGTCGTCGAGGTCGAACGTCGTGCTGAACAGCGTCGTGCCGTCGTCCGCCCGGCGAACCTGCAGCGTCTGGTCGCCTTCCGGAACCGTCAGGTAATCGCCCACTTCACCGTACGCAACGTCTTCGTAGATAACCTCGGTGAGGTTATCGGCGGACAGGTCCACGCGCACGATATCGACCGCGGGCACGTCAGGCGACAGGTGCGCAAACCTCAGAACCGAGAAATTTCCACCCGATTCCAGTGCGTTGTCGAGCGTGGACGTCACCTGAAGGCCGGCGTCGCCATTCTCGCCAAGCGTCCCGCTGGCGGTGAACGTCGCCGCTATACGGGGATTCAGACTGGCCTCCTGGCTCAAGACGGTCTCTCCGGACCCGGAATCAGTAATCTCTAGTTGAACCGGACCGCTGTCGACTGCCACGTAGTCGGTGGCGTTGCTGAACTCGACACCCGTCGCAACGGTCTCACCGTTGACGGAGACGTCGACGGGGCCCGCGTCCGCGACGGCGTGCAGGACACGGAGATACGCCTGATTCTGGTCGGGATTGCCGTCAACTCCCGGCGGTGCCTGCTGGGCGACTATCGAACCGTCATCGACCGCGACTGCCCCTGCGAACGTCGTTCCCACCAGCGCGAAGCCCGTGACGACTGTGAGGGCAATCACGAGCCTTGCAAGATTCGTTCTAGTTTTGCGATGCATTGCAGTTGTTCAAACGGTGAACGACAGCCATTGTTATTCGCAACAATCACGTTCGCCGCGAAAGTAGCGCGAACTTGGAGAAAAAGTAACCCAATCTTTCACGGAAGTAGTCCGAACGATTCTGTGAGTTCGGCTCTCGGGACGGACGGCGTGACGCTCGCCGCAGCCACGCCCTGTTGCGGTCAGAAAGCCGAACGTACCCGGACAGTTCTGTCGGATACTGGACTAGTTATCGACTGGTCCGGCCGACAGAATCCCTGTGATAGCTACTTGCGCTACGGTTACCACAGGATACATGCTGGTTGCCGAGGCTGCAGCGACGGTCGGGACCCCGTGGAACCCGCCACATCCCTGGCCGAACTGGACGACCCACGACCAGACCTCCTTCCTGGGCGCCTCGATTGTGACTGCACGAGTGGCTTCGTCACTCGGTTCGGGCAGTGTCTTCTCTCCCGGTAGCTCTCACCTCACCTCCCCGCTTGTGATTTTCGTCACACCTGGTCCCCCGTTGTCTCCGACCGACGGTACCGGGAGTCAAGAGGTATGGTCCTGCTGACGTAGTAACACGTATGAACGACAGTGGCGAGCGCATCGAGCGCCTCTCACCTCGCCGACGGGGGACGGTCGATTACATGCGGACGGCGGGCCAGCGAAGCAACGTCCACGGACTCGTCGAGGTCGACGTCACCGAGGCGCGACGGCGTCTCCGAACCATCGACGAGAGGACCGGGGAGCGACTCTCGTTTACGGCATTTCTCGCCTTCTGTCTCGCCCACGCCATCGACGACCACCCCGACATCAACGCCTACCGGGATTGGCGTGGTCGCGTGCACGTCTTCGACGACGTCGACGTGAACGTCCTCGTCGAGACGACGGTCCGGAACGAACGAATTGGCGTCCCTCACGTTCTCCGCGGGGCCAACGAACGGTCACTGCGCTCGCTTCACGACGAGATTCGAGCGGCCCAGGAGTCTCCGGACCCGACGGAACTCTCGCGGTGGGGACGGACGGCCCTCCGACTCCCCGGATTCGCTCGGCGTCTCGTCTGGCGACTCCCGCAGTGGTTTCCACAGCGCTGGAAATCCATGGCGGGAACTGTCGCTATCACTTCTGTGGGGATGTTTGGCGATGGCGGGGGATGGGCGGTCAGCCCCACGAACTACACCCTGCAGTTGACCGTCGGCGGTATCAGCACAAAACCGCGATTCGTCGACGGGGAGGTCAGGTCCCGGGAACTGCTCGCTCTGACAGTCACGTTTGACCACGACGTCGTCGACGGTGCGCCCGCGACCCGCTTCGTTCGACGGCTGGTGGAACTCATCGAAGACGCCCACGGGTTACACCCGGAGGAGGAACCGTAATCGACTCGCAACTGCAGGCATCGACTCGACCGTCGAATGAGAGTGGTTAGTTTGAATACACTTCGTGCGCTGTGTTAGTGCAACGGAACATGCTCCCCGCTGACCCCCTTTCTTCGGCTCAGCCGCCTGTCCAGTCCGAAGATTACGAGTCTCGTTCCTCGCGGCGCGACGTGCTTGCAGTTCTCGGAACCGCAGCCACAGGTGCCGTCGCCGGCTGCAACGCGTTGGAGGACAGCTCAGACCCAGAGCCGTTTCACGACGGGGACTGGCACTCGTACGGCAATAGTCCGCAGAACGCGAGCCACGTCGAAGGCGGCGTCCCAGCGCCGGACGAGCACACACAAATCCTCCCCGCACAGTGGCAGTACGCGCCACCCGTCGTCTACGAGGATATCGTCTATTTCGCCGCTGACCGGCAGGTCACTGCTGTTACGCCCGACGGCGCTGAACAGTGGTCACGACGACTCGAAACACCGGTCTCCGGAGCGCCGGCTTTGGACCCCACCAGGGGTCGTCTGTACGTCCCGACGCGAATCCGTCGACCGTCGAGCGAGCCGGCGCAGGGGTCCGCAGCCATGACTATCCTCGCACTCTCTGACGGCGAAGTTGTCGACACGTACCGCGTTGGCGACCGCCGGACGTACGGCGCGACTGTGGTTTCGGGGGACGTGTACGCCCGCAGCGCCACGGCGTGTGTCAGACTCGGACCCGACGGAACTGAACGGTGGCGACAGCCGCTCGAAGCGCTCAGCTACGAGGAGTACAGACTCGGTGACGATACCGCGACGCAGGTCGCGCCCGCTGTCACCGACGACGGCGTGTACGTCCCCGACTACGACTCGCTGGTGAAACTCGACCCCGCGAGCGGGGAGGAACGCTGGCGTGTCCCCGTCGATACACCGTATGCCGCATCGGTTGTCGGTGACAGCATTGTGCAGACCGGCTGGCAAGAGACCGTCGCTGTCGAACCCTCTGGCGACGTCCGCTGGCGGCGCGACCTCTCTAGTCGTGCAGCCGCAGCGGTCGCCGCCGACGGCGACGTCTACGTCGTCGCAGGTGACCTCCACGAACTCGACGCCGAGACCGGCGAGACGAACTGGCAGGCTCACGTCCCGACTGAGAACACGGCAGCACCGGTTGTGACCGACGAGAACGTCCTCGTCGAGTGTGAAGACCTCCGCGCCTTCCGTAGAGAGGCTAATGGTCTGCTGGGGCCGGAGCGCGAGCGCTGGCGGGTATCGTCAGTCCAGGGAGCGACGCTTTCCTCACCAGTCATCGCAGCCGGTCGCGCGTTCATTGTCGGCGCCACGGGACTGGTTGCGCTCCGGTCTACCGAGAACGCGTGAGAACGGACTCCGGACCCGCGACTGGAGGTCTACGCTTTCCCGTGAGTTATTCTCGCGGCCCCGGGAGCGTGTCTGAACAGGCTGCTCGCTCCCGAATTGAGAGCGCGCCGCTTTCCGCCTCGATATCGAGTCTCAGGAGCGGGCTCTCTCCCGCTCTACAATCGATTTCGGTACCTCCGACTGTCCAGTCGCGGTCCCCGACAGCCGCTCGGACGAGAATCGTCGCCTGGGGTGGGACTGCTGGACGCTCGACCGTCGTGTAGGTGGTCGTCGGGGCCGAGTCCTCGGCACCGGCGACGTACAGTTTCTGTGAGAAGAAGACGCTCTCCTCAGACGAGAGTTCGACGCGAACGCGTCGAGTTGTCTGCGAATGGTTGACGATGCCAAGTCTGAACCCCTCTCCGTTCGCGAGTGCGCCCGAACAGCCTGCGAGACAGTCGCTGAAACGATTCCAAGGATGCGCGACACCACCGTCCGACGCGGCACGGCCATAGGTAGTGTTATCTATCAATAGTATTCAATATGGGGTGTCGCCAGCTGAACTCGCTATTCGCTCCGCCGCATCGAACCGTCAGCCGAGTACAGAATTGGGGCGGCCACGCTCACTCCATCACGGATGTCCCGTCGAGGAGGTCCTCCCGTAGGCGGTCCACCACTGGTTTCACCGCGTTCGCGAAGTGGTAGGCACCCACGAATGCAGCGACGAGGCGCACCACCTCGCGCTCGTTGGGAGGGTCGCGCCGTTTCGGGGCCTGAAAATCCCGAACTTCCCACTGGAGTCGATTCCAGGCAGGCAGCGAAAGCAGTGCTGCCAGACGCGTCGGTTCGACTGACTGGGCCTCTTCGACGGCTGCGATGGCCTGGTCACGGTACTCTCGCACCTCTTCGATCGTTTCTGGCATTCCGTACTTGCCTGACTGAATAGCGTCGACGACCTGTGAGAGCGCGAGTATCATCACCAGTGCGTGACCGCCACGGACGGTCGCCCGCGCGTAGTTGCGACGTATCCGAGCTTCTCGAGCCTCCCTGATGCGCCTCTCTGTCCAGGCCTGAACGTCGTAGAACACTTGTTCGGCGGGCAGGCCATCTATCTTGCGCTCGAAGTCATCGGCTCCGGCGTCATCGCCAAGGTACAATTCGACTTGCCGACGGGTTACCGGGATTAGATACCGAAACT contains:
- a CDS encoding DUF4397 domain-containing protein encodes the protein MIALTVVTGFALVGTTFAGAVAVDDGSIVAQQAPPGVDGNPDQNQAYLRVLHAVADAGPVDVSVNGETVATGVEFSNATDYVAVDSGPVQLEITDSGSGETVLSQEASLNPRIAATFTASGTLGENGDAGLQVTSTLDNALESGGNFSVLRFAHLSPDVPAVDIVRVDLSADNLTEVIYEDVAYGEVGDYLTVPEGDQTLQVRRADDGTTLFSTTFDLDDESAYTAYAIGLGNASGDEAPVQVTPIQDAIWEWQFPGVTGTVTEEETATPFEEEETETPSEDEETATPFEEEDTETPFGEEETATPFEEEEETETPFDEEETETPFDEEETETPFDEEEETEDEEEEEETETPTDDEDSEEEEEE
- a CDS encoding 2-oxo acid dehydrogenase subunit E2; translated protein: MNDSGERIERLSPRRRGTVDYMRTAGQRSNVHGLVEVDVTEARRRLRTIDERTGERLSFTAFLAFCLAHAIDDHPDINAYRDWRGRVHVFDDVDVNVLVETTVRNERIGVPHVLRGANERSLRSLHDEIRAAQESPDPTELSRWGRTALRLPGFARRLVWRLPQWFPQRWKSMAGTVAITSVGMFGDGGGWAVSPTNYTLQLTVGGISTKPRFVDGEVRSRELLALTVTFDHDVVDGAPATRFVRRLVELIEDAHGLHPEEEP
- a CDS encoding PQQ-binding-like beta-propeller repeat protein, producing the protein MLAVLGTAATGAVAGCNALEDSSDPEPFHDGDWHSYGNSPQNASHVEGGVPAPDEHTQILPAQWQYAPPVVYEDIVYFAADRQVTAVTPDGAEQWSRRLETPVSGAPALDPTRGRLYVPTRIRRPSSEPAQGSAAMTILALSDGEVVDTYRVGDRRTYGATVVSGDVYARSATACVRLGPDGTERWRQPLEALSYEEYRLGDDTATQVAPAVTDDGVYVPDYDSLVKLDPASGEERWRVPVDTPYAASVVGDSIVQTGWQETVAVEPSGDVRWRRDLSSRAAAAVAADGDVYVVAGDLHELDAETGETNWQAHVPTENTAAPVVTDENVLVECEDLRAFRREANGLLGPERERWRVSSVQGATLSSPVIAAGRAFIVGATGLVALRSTENA